TTACAGCATAGACTTGAAAGGTAAATCAGGCTCTATTGTAAAACAGTCCTCAAATCCTCTCTCAAAGTGAAACTCCAGATTGTCCTTGTCATTAGGAAATATGAATTTCCCTCCTACCTGCCATATAAATGGTTTGAACTCATACTTTAATCTGGCTTTCTTCATCTTCCAAAGCATTAATATTTCATACGGGTCTGCCTGAAAGTTCGACCAGATATCATGGTGAAACGGTATTACTACCTGTGTCTTTAATGATTCTCCCATTCTCAAAATGTCCACTGATGTCATCTTATCTGTCATTCCTCTCGGGTTTTCTCCGTATGATCCTAATGCTACATCTACTTTATGTTCATTACCGTGCTTTGCATAATAGTTTGAATAGTGTGAATCTCCGCTGTGATACAGATTTCCTCCTGGTGTTTTTACCAGATAGTTTACTGCCAGTCTGTCCATATCCTGAGGCATCTTATCTTTTAGTATTACTCCTTCCGGTGCTGTCACTAGCTCTGTTCTGTCAAATGACTCTAATACCACAAGCTCTATATCTTTTATCTTTACTGTATCTCCGGGCTTTACCACTTTACATCTCTCTGCAGGTACTCCCCAGCTTACCCATAAATCAACACATGCCTGCGGCCCTATAAACGGTACACTCGGATCACAGTTTTTCAATACCGCTGCTGCCACA
This genomic stretch from Sebaldella sp. S0638 harbors:
- the ulaG gene encoding L-ascorbate 6-phosphate lactonase, which produces MSKVEEITRESWILNTFPEWGTWLNEEIEEEVVEKGTFAMWWLGCTGIWVKSEGNTNIVIDFWCGTGKRTKKNKLMKKQHQMQRMVGGVKLQPNLRTSVFVLDPFAIKELDAVLATHDHADHIDPNVAAAVLKNCDPSVPFIGPQACVDLWVSWGVPAERCKVVKPGDTVKIKDIELVVLESFDRTELVTAPEGVILKDKMPQDMDRLAVNYLVKTPGGNLYHSGDSHYSNYYAKHGNEHKVDVALGSYGENPRGMTDKMTSVDILRMGESLKTQVVIPFHHDIWSNFQADPYEILMLWKMKKARLKYEFKPFIWQVGGKFIFPNDKDNLEFHFERGFEDCFTIEPDLPFKSML